A portion of the Cryptomeria japonica chromosome 5, Sugi_1.0, whole genome shotgun sequence genome contains these proteins:
- the LOC131033596 gene encoding CBL-interacting protein kinase 5 produces MEIKSNVLMGRYELGRLLGQGTFAKVYQARNLKTGESVAIKAMEKEKILKVGMIEQIKREISVMKLVRHPNVVQLYEVMASKTKIYFAMEYVKGGELFAKVAKGKLKEDEARKYFQQLISAVDFCHSRGVYHRDLKPENLLLDDNGNLKVSDFGLSAVPEQFRQDGLLHTTCGTPAYVAPEVILKKGYDGAKADIWSCGVILFVLMAGYLPFHDANLMAMYKKIYKGDFRCPPWFSSEARRLILKLLEPNPKARITIPQLMENAWFKRGFKREKPPTEEDDISSSISPADVETAFSGETTPTLRDQTPAAAKPATLNAFDIISLSPGFNLSGLFEEKQKVKHESRFTSTQPASNIISKLEEIAKLESFSIKKRDCKVKLEGSEQGRKGHLAIAAEVFEVTPSLFVVELRKAGGDTLEYNKFCNQQLRPGLKDIVWTWHEDSR; encoded by the coding sequence ATGGAGATTAAGTCTAATGTTCTTATGGGACGCTACGAATTAGGGCGTCTGTTAGGGCAAGGAACCTTCGCCAAGGTCTATCAGGCAAGAAATCTGAAGACCGGCGAAAGCGTTGCCATTAAGGCCATGGAGAAAGAAAAGATTTTGAAGGTCGGCATGATTGAGCAAATAAAGCGAGAGATTTCTGTGATGAAGCTAGTGCGACACCCTAATGTAGTGCAGCTTTACGAAGTGATGGCCTCCAAGACGAAGATTTACTTCGCCATGGAGTACGTCAAAGGAGGGGAGCTCTTCGCCAAGGTCGCCAAGGGAAAACTGAAGGAAGATGAGGCGAGAAAATATTTCCAGCAGTTGATTAGCGCTGTAGATTTCTGTCACAGCCGCGGCGTCTATCACAGAGATCTCAAGCCTGAGAATCTGTTACTTGACGACAACGGCAATCTCAAGGTCTCCGATTTTGGCCTCAGCGCTGTGCCTGAGCAATTTCGGCAGGACGGACTGCTCCATACGACCTGCGGAACTCCGGCTTATGTAGCCCCCGAGGTCATCCTCAAGAAAGGCTACGATGGAGCAAAGGCAGACATCTGGTCATGCGGAGTCATTCTGTTCGTGCTCATGGCGGGGTATTTGCCGTTTCATGACGCCAATTTGATGGCCATGTACAAGAAGATCTACAAAGGGGACTTCCGATGCCCTCCCTGGTTTTCTTCAGAGGCAAGGCGCCTGATTTTGAAGCTCCTGGAGCCAAACCCTAAGGCGCGGATCACCATACCTCAGCTCATGGAAAACGCCTGGTTCAAGCGCGGTTTCAAGCGCGAGAAACCGCCTACCGAGGAAGACGACATAAGCAGCAGCATCAGCCCCGCCGACGTCGAAACTGCCTTCAGCGGCGAAACTACTCCGACGTTGCGGGATCAAACCCCAGCGGCTGCAAAGCCGGCGACTTTGAACGCTTTCGACATAATATCGCTGTCCCCGGGGTTTAATCTCTCTGGTCTCTTCGAAGAGAAGCAGAAGGTGAAGCATGAGTCCAGATTCACTTCTACGCAGCCGGCATCCAACATAATTTCCAAGCTGGAGGAGATTGCAAAGCTGGAGAGCTTCAGTATTAAGAAGAGGGACTGTAAGGTGAAATTGGAGGGCTCGGAACAGGGGCGAAAAGGCCATTTGGCTATTGCTGCTGAGGTTTTCGAAGTGACGCCGTCTTTGTTCGTTGTGGAGCTTCGGAAGGCAGGGGGAGATACACTGGAGTATAACAAGTTCTGTAATCAGCAGCTCAGGCCCGGCCTTAAGGACATCGTCTGGACCTGGCACGAAGACTCGCGGTAA